One Pseudomonas abieticivorans genomic region harbors:
- a CDS encoding phosphoglycolate phosphatase, whose translation MSGFEQLFPGSLPRLVMFDLDGTLVDSVPDLAAAVDKMLLELGHPAAGIEAVRVWIGNGARVLVRRALAGGFEHAHIDEADTDRALAIFMEAYADSHALTVVYPGVRTALKWLKKQGVEMALITNKPERFVAPLLDELRLGRYFRWIIGGDTLPQQKPDPAALNFVMQMAGVKPAQALFVGDSRNDVLAAHAAGVRCVALSYGYNHGRPIAEESPALVIDDLRTLLPGCLDEAAEITLADEDSPSKRDSIVVVTRKLWMKVIKALARWRWRA comes from the coding sequence ATGAGTGGCTTCGAGCAGCTGTTCCCCGGCAGCCTGCCACGGCTGGTGATGTTCGACCTGGATGGCACCCTGGTCGATTCGGTCCCGGACCTGGCGGCGGCGGTGGACAAAATGCTGCTCGAACTGGGCCACCCGGCCGCCGGAATCGAAGCGGTGCGCGTATGGATCGGCAACGGTGCGCGGGTTTTGGTACGCCGTGCGCTGGCCGGTGGTTTTGAACATGCGCATATAGATGAAGCTGACACCGACCGAGCGCTGGCCATCTTCATGGAAGCCTATGCCGACAGTCATGCACTGACGGTCGTATACCCTGGCGTGCGCACCGCGCTCAAGTGGCTGAAGAAACAGGGTGTTGAAATGGCCCTGATCACCAACAAGCCGGAGCGCTTTGTCGCGCCTTTGCTCGATGAGCTGAGGCTGGGCCGGTATTTCCGCTGGATCATTGGCGGCGACACCCTGCCTCAGCAAAAGCCGGACCCTGCGGCCTTGAACTTCGTGATGCAAATGGCCGGGGTAAAGCCGGCCCAGGCGCTGTTTGTCGGTGATTCGCGCAACGATGTGCTGGCGGCCCATGCGGCGGGCGTGCGTTGCGTGGCGTTGAGCTATGGCTACAACCATGGCCGGCCGATCGCCGAGGAGTCCCCTGCGCTGGTGATAGACGATCTGCGAACATTATTGCCCGGTTGCTTAGATGAAGCGGCTGAGATAACGTTGGCGGACGAAGATTCCCCCTCTAAACGAGATTCCATCGTGGTGGTCACCCGCAAACTCTGGATGAAAGTCATCAAGGCCCTGGCCCGCTGGCGTTGGCGCGCCTGA
- the trpC gene encoding indole-3-glycerol phosphate synthase TrpC — protein sequence MSVPTVLENILARKAVEVAERLARVSFAEVEAQAKLADAPRGFAHALMAQAKLKQPAVIAEIKKASPSKGVIREHFVPADIAVSYEKGGATCLSVLTDIDYFQGADIYLQQARAACSLPVIRKDFMVDPYQIVEARALGADCVLLIVAALDDVKMAELASVAKGVGLDVLVEVHDGDELERALKVLDTPLVGVNNRNLHTFEVNLENTLDLLPRIPRDRLVITESGILNRADVELMEISDVYSFLVGEAFMRAENPGSELQRLFFPERSAQD from the coding sequence ATGAGTGTGCCGACGGTTCTGGAAAACATTCTGGCCCGCAAGGCCGTGGAAGTGGCCGAGCGCTTGGCACGGGTCAGCTTCGCTGAAGTCGAGGCGCAGGCCAAGTTAGCCGATGCGCCACGCGGTTTTGCCCATGCCTTGATGGCGCAGGCAAAGCTTAAGCAGCCGGCAGTGATCGCCGAAATCAAGAAGGCTTCGCCGAGCAAAGGCGTGATTCGCGAGCACTTCGTGCCTGCCGACATTGCCGTCAGCTACGAGAAGGGCGGTGCGACTTGCCTGTCAGTGCTTACCGACATCGACTATTTCCAAGGGGCCGACATTTACCTGCAGCAGGCGCGCGCGGCGTGCTCGTTGCCGGTGATCCGCAAGGATTTCATGGTCGACCCTTATCAGATCGTCGAAGCCCGGGCGTTGGGTGCCGATTGCGTGCTGTTGATCGTGGCGGCGCTGGATGACGTGAAAATGGCCGAACTGGCATCGGTCGCCAAGGGCGTCGGCTTGGACGTGCTGGTTGAAGTGCACGATGGCGATGAACTGGAGCGTGCATTGAAGGTGCTCGACACTCCGCTGGTGGGCGTGAACAACCGCAACCTGCACACCTTCGAGGTCAACCTGGAAAATACCCTGGACCTGCTGCCGCGCATTCCGCGTGACCGCCTGGTGATTACCGAGAGTGGCATCCTCAACCGCGCCGATGTCGAGCTGATGGAAATCAGCGATGTGTATTCGTTCCTGGTTGGCGAGGCCTTCATGCGCGCCGAAAACCCGGGTTCCGAATTGCAGCGCCTGTTCTTCCCGGAGCGCTCGGCACAGGACTGA
- the trpE gene encoding anthranilate synthase component I: MIREEFLRLAAAGYNRIPLARETLADFDTPLSIYLKLADEANSYLLESVQGGEKWGRYSIIGLPCRTVLRVHDHLVSVTTDGVEVERHEVADPLDFVETFKARYNVPTIAGLPRFNGGLVGYFGYDCVRYVEKRLGRCPNPDPIGVPDILLMVSDAVVVFDNLAGKMHAIVLVDPAQDDAYEQGQAQLEALMEKLRQPITPRRGLDLDRPPAADPQFRSSFTQDDYERAVDTIKEYILAGDCMQVVPSQRMSIDFKAAPIDLYRALRCFNPTPYMYFFNFGDFHVVGSSPEVLVRVEDNEITVRPIAGTRPRGATEEADHALEVDLLSDQKEIAEHLMLIDLGRNDTGRVSEIGSVKLTEKMVIERYSNVMHIVSNVTGQLKSGLTAMDALRAILPAGTLSGAPKIRAMEIIDQLEPVKRGVYGGAVGYFAWNGNMDTAIAIRTAVIKNGELHVQAGGGIVADSVPALEWEETLNKRRAMFRAVALAEQTPHSDA, encoded by the coding sequence ATGATCCGTGAAGAATTCCTGCGTTTGGCCGCTGCCGGCTACAACCGCATCCCGCTTGCCCGCGAAACCCTGGCCGACTTCGACACCCCGCTGTCGATCTACCTGAAATTGGCCGACGAGGCCAACTCCTACCTGCTCGAATCGGTGCAGGGCGGCGAGAAGTGGGGCCGTTACTCGATCATCGGCCTGCCATGCCGCACGGTGTTGCGCGTGCACGACCATCTGGTCAGCGTGACCACCGACGGCGTAGAGGTCGAGCGCCACGAAGTCGCAGACCCACTGGATTTCGTCGAGACCTTCAAGGCTCGCTACAATGTGCCGACCATCGCCGGCCTGCCGCGTTTCAACGGCGGCCTGGTGGGTTACTTCGGCTACGACTGCGTGCGCTACGTGGAAAAACGCCTGGGCCGTTGCCCCAACCCAGACCCGATCGGGGTGCCGGACATCCTGCTGATGGTCTCGGACGCCGTGGTGGTGTTCGACAACCTGGCGGGCAAGATGCACGCCATCGTGCTGGTCGACCCCGCCCAGGACGACGCCTACGAGCAAGGCCAGGCGCAGCTTGAGGCCTTGATGGAAAAACTCCGTCAACCGATCACCCCGCGCCGCGGCCTGGACCTGGACCGCCCGCCGGCAGCCGACCCGCAGTTCCGCTCCAGTTTCACCCAAGATGACTACGAGCGGGCGGTCGACACCATCAAGGAATACATCCTGGCCGGCGACTGCATGCAAGTGGTGCCGTCGCAGCGCATGTCCATCGACTTCAAGGCTGCGCCCATCGACCTGTACCGGGCGCTGCGCTGCTTCAACCCGACGCCGTACATGTACTTCTTCAATTTCGGCGACTTCCACGTGGTAGGCAGCTCGCCAGAAGTGCTGGTGCGCGTCGAAGACAACGAGATCACTGTTCGCCCGATCGCCGGCACCCGCCCGCGCGGCGCCACCGAAGAGGCAGACCATGCCTTGGAAGTAGACCTGCTGAGCGACCAGAAAGAGATCGCCGAGCACTTGATGCTCATCGACCTGGGCCGCAATGACACCGGCCGTGTTTCGGAAATCGGCTCGGTGAAGCTCACCGAGAAGATGGTCATCGAACGTTATTCGAACGTGATGCACATCGTGTCCAACGTCACCGGCCAGCTCAAGAGCGGGCTCACGGCGATGGACGCATTGCGGGCGATCCTGCCGGCCGGCACTTTGTCGGGCGCGCCAAAGATTCGCGCGATGGAAATCATCGACCAGTTGGAACCGGTCAAACGTGGCGTGTACGGCGGCGCGGTGGGCTATTTCGCCTGGAACGGCAACATGGACACGGCCATCGCGATTCGTACCGCGGTGATCAAGAACGGTGAACTGCACGTGCAGGCCGGTGGCGGCATCGTCGCCGACTCGGTGCCGGCCCTGGAGTGGGAAGAGACGCTGAACAAACGCCGCGCGATGTTCCGCGCCGTTGCGCTCGCCGAACAAACCCCCCACTCCGACGCCTGA
- a CDS encoding lipoate--protein ligase family protein — protein MQRLTVEAGLKAEQDLLAAVCSGEQRDGLLFWQPTDRALVMPRRMSRLPGFEPACHAVQASGWPVLLRETGGEPVPQSAATLNVALVYVAPRSEGDQNRIELAYQRLCQPLSEAVTAAGGQASLGEIDGAFCDGRFNVNINGRKWVGTAQRWRQGLSGTRPVVLVHGAMLMDNERESMVAAVNAFNVACQLPQRVRAHSHIAFAELATTAGLVQALGLRYRQLLATLREIP, from the coding sequence ATGCAACGTTTGACTGTGGAAGCCGGCCTGAAGGCCGAACAGGATCTGCTCGCGGCCGTGTGTTCCGGCGAACAACGCGACGGCCTGCTGTTTTGGCAGCCCACTGATCGCGCCCTGGTGATGCCGCGGCGCATGAGCCGTCTGCCAGGTTTCGAGCCTGCCTGCCATGCCGTTCAAGCGTCGGGCTGGCCAGTATTGTTGCGCGAAACCGGCGGCGAACCGGTGCCGCAATCTGCAGCCACCCTCAACGTTGCCCTGGTGTATGTCGCGCCGCGCAGCGAAGGGGATCAAAACCGTATCGAATTGGCCTATCAGCGCTTGTGCCAACCGCTCAGTGAAGCAGTGACCGCTGCTGGTGGCCAAGCGAGCTTGGGCGAAATCGACGGGGCGTTTTGCGACGGCCGCTTCAACGTCAACATCAATGGCCGCAAATGGGTGGGCACGGCGCAACGCTGGCGCCAGGGCCTGAGTGGCACGCGGCCGGTGGTGCTGGTGCACGGCGCCATGCTGATGGACAACGAGCGCGAATCGATGGTGGCAGCGGTCAATGCCTTCAACGTGGCCTGCCAATTACCGCAGCGAGTCCGGGCGCACAGCCATATCGCCTTTGCCGAACTGGCGACGACGGCGGGCCTGGTGCAAGCGCTGGGCCTGCGTTATCGACAGTTGCTGGCGACCCTGCGCGAAATACCTTAA
- the trpD gene encoding anthranilate phosphoribosyltransferase — protein sequence MDIKTALGRIVGHLDLSTDEMRDVMREIMTGQCTEAQIGAFMMGMRMKSESIDEIVGAVSVMRELADKVQLNTLDRVVDVVGTGGDGANIFNVSTASAFVVAAAGCTVAKHGNRAVSGKSGSADLLEAAGVYLNLTPVQVARCIDSVGIGFMFAQAHHGAMKHAAIPRRDLGLRTLFNMLGPLTNPAGVKHQVVGVFNQALCRPLAEVLLRLGSEHVLVVHSQDGLDEFSLAAPTFVAELNKGQITEYWVQPEDLGIKSQSLYGLVVESPAASLELIRDALGRRKTENGQKAAEMIVLNAGAALYAADHASSLKEGVALAHDALHTGLAREKLEELGAFTAVFKQENEG from the coding sequence ATGGATATCAAGACAGCATTAGGCCGCATCGTCGGCCACCTGGACCTGAGCACCGACGAGATGCGCGATGTGATGCGCGAAATCATGACGGGCCAGTGCACCGAGGCGCAGATCGGCGCCTTCATGATGGGCATGCGTATGAAAAGCGAGAGCATCGACGAAATCGTTGGTGCGGTCTCGGTGATGCGCGAGCTGGCGGACAAGGTTCAACTCAATACCCTGGACCGCGTGGTTGATGTGGTCGGGACCGGCGGCGATGGCGCCAATATTTTCAACGTGTCCACGGCGTCGGCGTTTGTCGTGGCGGCCGCAGGCTGCACGGTGGCCAAGCACGGCAACCGCGCGGTGTCGGGCAAAAGCGGCAGTGCCGACCTGCTGGAAGCGGCCGGCGTCTATCTGAACCTGACCCCGGTGCAAGTTGCGCGCTGCATCGACAGCGTGGGCATCGGCTTCATGTTCGCCCAGGCCCACCATGGCGCCATGAAGCACGCGGCCATCCCGCGTCGCGACCTGGGCCTGCGTACCCTGTTCAACATGCTTGGCCCGCTTACGAATCCGGCTGGCGTGAAGCACCAGGTGGTTGGCGTGTTCAACCAGGCGCTGTGCCGTCCGTTGGCCGAGGTGCTGTTGCGCTTGGGCAGCGAGCATGTGTTGGTGGTGCATTCCCAAGACGGCCTGGATGAGTTCAGCCTGGCGGCACCGACATTTGTAGCGGAGCTGAACAAAGGCCAGATCACCGAATACTGGGTGCAGCCTGAAGACTTGGGCATCAAGAGCCAGAGCCTGTACGGCCTGGTGGTCGAGAGCCCGGCAGCATCGTTGGAGCTGATCCGCGACGCCCTGGGCCGGCGCAAGACCGAGAACGGTCAGAAAGCTGCCGAAATGATCGTACTCAATGCCGGTGCCGCGCTGTATGCCGCCGACCATGCTTCTTCGTTGAAGGAAGGCGTGGCCCTGGCCCATGATGCCTTGCACACCGGCCTTGCCCGGGAAAAGCTCGAAGAGCTGGGCGCCTTTACCGCGGTATTCAAGCAGGAGAATGAAGGATGA
- a CDS encoding aminodeoxychorismate/anthranilate synthase component II, which translates to MLLMIDNYDSFTYNVVQYLGELGADVKVLRNDELTIADIEAMAPERIVVSPGPCTPTEAGISIEAILHFAGKLPILGVCLGHQAIGQAFGGDVVRARQAMHGKTSPVYHKDQGVFAGLNNPLTVTRYHSLIVKRDTLPDCLELTAWTQHADGSVDEIMGLRHKTLNIEGVQFHPESILTEQGHELFANFLKQTGGSRQG; encoded by the coding sequence ATGTTGCTGATGATCGACAACTACGACTCTTTTACCTACAACGTTGTGCAGTACCTGGGCGAGCTGGGTGCAGACGTCAAAGTCCTGCGCAATGATGAATTGACCATTGCCGACATCGAGGCCATGGCGCCGGAGCGCATCGTCGTCTCCCCGGGCCCATGCACCCCGACCGAAGCGGGCATTTCCATCGAGGCGATCCTGCATTTCGCCGGCAAACTGCCCATCCTGGGTGTCTGCCTGGGCCACCAGGCCATCGGCCAGGCCTTCGGCGGCGACGTAGTACGCGCCCGCCAGGCCATGCACGGCAAGACAAGCCCCGTGTACCACAAGGATCAAGGTGTGTTCGCCGGCTTGAACAACCCGCTCACCGTTACCCGTTACCACTCGCTGATCGTCAAGCGCGACACCCTGCCGGACTGCCTTGAGCTGACCGCCTGGACCCAGCACGCCGACGGCTCGGTGGACGAAATCATGGGCCTGCGCCACAAGACGCTGAACATCGAGGGGGTGCAGTTCCACCCTGAATCGATTCTGACCGAGCAGGGCCACGAGCTGTTCGCCAACTTTCTCAAGCAAACCGGCGGCAGCCGTCAGGGCTAA
- the crp gene encoding cAMP-activated global transcriptional regulator CRP — protein MVALTSPIKNIDKLLSHCVRRRYAAKSNIICAGDNSDTLSFIIKGSVTILIEDEEGREMIIAYLNSGDFFGELGLFESPSSLHERSAWVRAKADCEVAEISYAKFRELGQQDPEYLFALGCQMAKRLRDTTRKVGDLAFFDVTGRVARCLLELCKQPDAMTHPDGMQIKITRQEIGRIVGCSREMVGRVLKDLEERNLVNVKGKTMVVFGTR, from the coding sequence ATGGTTGCTCTCACGTCACCGATCAAAAACATCGACAAGCTGCTGAGCCATTGTGTGCGCCGCCGCTATGCGGCCAAAAGCAATATCATCTGCGCCGGGGATAACTCCGACACTCTGTCTTTCATCATCAAGGGGTCGGTCACCATCCTGATCGAGGATGAGGAAGGCCGGGAAATGATCATTGCCTACCTGAACAGTGGCGACTTTTTCGGCGAGTTGGGCTTGTTTGAATCACCCAGCTCGCTCCACGAACGCAGTGCCTGGGTACGAGCAAAGGCCGACTGTGAAGTGGCGGAGATCAGTTACGCCAAGTTCCGCGAATTAGGCCAGCAAGACCCGGAATATCTGTTCGCCTTGGGCTGCCAGATGGCCAAGCGCTTGCGCGATACCACCCGCAAGGTCGGCGACTTGGCGTTTTTTGACGTGACCGGTCGCGTTGCCCGTTGCCTGCTGGAACTGTGCAAGCAACCCGACGCCATGACCCACCCCGACGGCATGCAAATCAAGATCACCCGCCAGGAAATCGGCCGGATCGTCGGTTGCTCGCGGGAGATGGTCGGGCGTGTGTTGAAGGATCTGGAAGAGCGCAACCTGGTCAATGTCAAAGGCAAGACCATGGTGGTATTCGGCACGCGTTAA